The following are encoded together in the Bacillus rossius redtenbacheri isolate Brsri chromosome 9 unlocalized genomic scaffold, Brsri_v3 Brsri_v3_scf9_1, whole genome shotgun sequence genome:
- the LOC134542540 gene encoding anaphase-promoting complex subunit CDC26-like isoform X2, producing the protein MIRRSPTRIGLKLEDMPEYERYRRELDEVMKAREARRPEEAPGDPWSPLVVPAGRAKPEAVHERIGYVPQPRTVT; encoded by the coding sequence ATGATTCGCCGCAGCCCGACGCGCATCGGCCTGAAGCTGGAGGACATGCCGGAGTACGAGCGGTACCGCCGCGAGCTGGATGAGGTGATGAAGGCGAGGGAGGCCCGCAGGCCGGAGGAGGCCCCGGGCGACCCCTGGTCTCCGCTCGTGGTCCCGGCGGGCAGGGCCAAGCCGGAGGCCGTCCACGAGCGCATCGGCTACGTCCCGCAGCCGCGCACCGTCACCTGA